Proteins from a genomic interval of Cottoperca gobio chromosome 8, fCotGob3.1, whole genome shotgun sequence:
- the gfap gene encoding glial fibrillary acidic protein — protein sequence MDNESLERQLREMEDRFSMETSGYMDAVSRLEEDIHSLKEEMARHLQEYQDLLNVKLALDIEIATYRKLLEGEESRITIPVQSFSNMQFRETNLDTKTPEAHVKRSILVRTVETRDGEIIKESTTEHKDLP from the exons ATGGAT AACGAGTCTCTGGAACGCCAGCTCCGAGAGATGGAGGACCGCTTTTCCATGGAGACGTCCGGGTACATGGATGCAGTGAGCCGTCTGGAGGAGGACATCCACTCGCTGAAGGAGGAGATGGCGAGACACCTGCAGGAGTACCAGGACCTTCTCAACGTCAAGCTGGCCCTGGACATCGAGATTGCCACCTACAGGAAGCTgctggagggggaggagagcag GATCACCATTCCAGTTCAGAGCTTTTCCAACATGCAGTTTAGAG AAACTAATCTGGACACTAAAACCCCAGAGGCCCACGTGAAGAGGAGCATCCTGGTTCGAACTGTGGAGACCAGAGATGGGGAG atcATTAAGGAATCAACAACTGAACACAAAGATCTTCCTTAA